A window of the Gossypium arboreum isolate Shixiya-1 chromosome 2, ASM2569848v2, whole genome shotgun sequence genome harbors these coding sequences:
- the LOC108466600 gene encoding probable WRKY transcription factor 51, which translates to MHNKLPSLQNSIKDQKSRFSLKMDFSHQNPNSNPIYTFFPESVNPMPDFEVSDYLLLDGSIFDDDTSSQSMLSSEKGMAAATELSGATSKNCNIKCKNGVGKNKSELGVRVAFRMKSEMEVIDDGYKWRKYGKKSIKDNPNPRNYYKCSSVGCNVKKRIERDVKDQSYVVTTYEGVHNHETPSMVYYNQMSIMAPNAWTFQASLPSSSST; encoded by the exons ATGCATAACAAGCTTCCTTCTCTACAAAACTCTATCAAAGACCAAAAGTCCAGATTTTCCTTAAAAATGGACTTTTCTCATCAAAACCCTAACTCTAACCCTATTTACACTTTCTTCCCTGAAAGCGTCAATCCCATGCCCGATTTTGAGGTCTCCGATTATCTCCTTCTTGACGGCAGTATCTTCGACGACGATACATCGTCGCAGAGTATGCTGTCGTCGGAGAAAGGCATGGCTGCAGCTACTGAACTTAGTGGTGCAACATCAAAAAATTGTAACAT AAAATGCAAAAATGGAGTGGGGAAAAACAAATCGGAACTGGGGGTTCGAGTTGCGTTTAGAATGAAATCAGAGATGGAGGTGATCGATGATGGATACAAATGGAGGAAATATGGGAAAAAATCCATCAAGGACAACCCCAATCCAag GAACTATTATAAATGTTCAAGTGTAGGATGCAATGTGAAGAAGAGGATAGAAAGGGACGTAAAGGACCAAAGTTATGTGGTAACTACATATGAAGGAGTTCACAATCATGAGACCCCATCCATGGTTTACTACAACCAAATGTCCATTATGGCTCCTAATGCTTGGACCTTTCAAGCTTctcttccttcttcttcttctacatga